In Scatophagus argus isolate fScaArg1 chromosome 14, fScaArg1.pri, whole genome shotgun sequence, the following proteins share a genomic window:
- the LOC124070376 gene encoding ribonucleoside-diphosphate reductase large subunit-like isoform X2: MKVIQGLYSGVTTVELDTLAAETAATLTTKHPDYALLAARIAVSNLHKETKKVFSDVMEDLYNYVNPLNKHHSPMISKELLDIVMENKARLNSAIIYDRDFSYNFFGFKTLERSYLLKINGKVAERPQHMLMRVAVGIHERDIDAAIETYNLLSEKWFTHASPTLFNAGTNKAQLSSCFLLSMKDDSIDGIYDTLKQCALISKSAGGIGLAISCIRATGSYIAGTNGTSNGLVPMLRVYNNTARYVDQGGNKRPGAFAVYLEPWHSDVFDFLELKKNTGKEEQRARDLFFALWIPDLFMKRVESNQDWSLMCPNECPGLDECWGEEFEELYTRYEKEGRARRVVKAQQLWHAIIESQTETGTPYMLYKDACNRKSNQQNLGTIKSSNLCTEIVEYTSKDEVAVCNLASIALNMYVTPEKSFDFKKLASVTKVIVKNLNKIIDINYYPVPEAERSNMRNRPIGIGVQGLADAFILMRYPFESSDAQLLNIQIFETIYHAALEASCELAAEFGPYETYSGSPVSKGILQYDMWGKTPTDLWDWKALKEKIAKHGVRNSLLLAPMPTASTAQILGNNESIEAYTSNIYTRRVLSGEFQIVNPHLLKDLTERGLWSDKMKNQLIAQNGSIQDIEEIPDDLKQLYKTVWEISQKTVLKMAADRGAYIDQSQSLNIHIAEPNYGKLTSMHFYGWKLGLKTGMYYLRTKPAANPIQFTLNKEKLKEAQSTKSAEETKEQNTAAMVCSLANKDECLMCGS; this comes from the exons ATGAAGGTGATCCAGGGTCTGTACAGTGGGGTCACCACGGTGGAGCTGGACACCCTGGCAGCCGAGACTGCAGCCACCCTCACCACTAAACATCCTGACTATGCACTCCTGGCTGCACGAATCGCTGTTTCTAACCTGCACAAAGAGACCAAGAAAGTATTCAGTG aCGTGATGGAAGACCTGTACAACTATGTCAACCCGTTAAATAAACATCACTCCCCAATGATCTCCAAGGAGCTGCTCGACATTGTCATGGAAAACAAGGCT CGCCTCAACTCTGCCATCATTTATGACAGGGACTTTTCTTACAACTTCTTTGGCTTTAAg ACTCTTGAGCGGTCATATTTGTTGAAGATTAATGGAAAGG TTGCTGAGAGGCCCCAGCACATGCTAATGCGAGTGGCAGTCGGGATTCATGAAAGAGACATTGATGCAGCCATTGAGACCTACAACCTGCTGTCAGAGAAGTGGTTCACCCATGCCTCACCTACTCTGTTCAATGCTGGCACCAACAAGGCACAGCTGTCCAG TTGTTTCTTGTTATCCATGAAGGACGACAGCATCGATGGTATTTACGACACACTGAAGCAGTGTGCTCTCATCTCCAAATCAGCTGGTGGAATTGGACTGGCAATTAGCTGCATCAGAGCAACAGGGAGCTATATTGCTGGG ACTAATGGTACTTCCAATGGGCTGGTTCCTATGCTTCGAGTGTACAACAACACAGCGCGCTATGTTGACCAGGGTGGCAACAAG AGACCCGGGGCGTTTGCGGTGTACCTGGAGCCATGGCATTCTGATGTGTTTGACTTCTTAGagttgaagaaaaacacaggtaaagaggagcagagggccAGAGACCTGTTCTTTGCCTTGTGGATCCCAGACCTCTTTATGAAGCGAGTGGAAAGCAATCAG GACTGGTCTTTAATGTGTCCCAATGAATGTCCCGGATTAGATGAGTGCTGGGGAGAGGAGTTTGAGGAGCTCTACACTCG ATATGAGAAGGAGGGCAGGGCAAGACGTGTGGTGAAGGCTCAGCAGTTGTGGCATGCCATCATTGAGTCTCAAACAGAAACCGGTACACCATACATGCTCTACAAGGATGCCTGTAACAGGAAGAGCAACCAACAGAATCTGGGCACCATCAAATCCAGCAATCTGTGCACAGAGATCGTAGAGTACACAAGCAAAGATGAG GTTGCTGTGTGTAACCTGGCATCTATTGCTCTCAACATGTATGTGACTCCAGAAAAGAGTTTTGACTTCAAAAAGCTTGCATCTGTCACCAAAGTTATTGTCAAGAACCTGAACAAGATTATTGACATCAACTACTACCCAGTGCCTGAG GCTGAAAGGTCGAACATGCGCAATAGGCCAATTGGAATTGGAGTGCAGGGTCTGGCCGATGCCTTCATCCTTATGCGTTACCCATTTGAAAGCTCAGATGCCCAGTTGCTCAACATTCAGATCTTTGAGACCATCTACCACGCTGCCCTGGAGGCCAGCTGTGAGCTGGCTGCTGAGTTCGGCCCTTATGAAACCTACTCTGGCTCTCCTGTCAGCAAGGGG ATCCTTCAGTATGACATGTGGGGTAAAACCCCAACAGATTTGTGGGACTGGAAAGCACTGAAGGAGAAAATTGCCAA gCATGGTGTGAGGAACAGTCTGCTCTTGGCGCCTATGCCCACAGCTTCCACTGCCCAGATCCTGGGCAACAACGAGTCCATTGAGGCCTACACCAGTAATATCTACACCCGGAGAGTCCTCTCAGGAGAGTTTCAG ATTGTGAATCCTCATCTGCTGAAGGACCTCACGGAAAGAGGACTCTGGAGTGACAAAATGAAGAATCAGCTGATTGCTCAGAATGGGTCCATACAG GATATTGAGGAGATTCCTGATGATCTGAAGCAGCTTTATAAAACCGTGTGGGAAATCTCGCAGAAGACTGTCCTCAAGATGGCAGCCGATCGTGGCGCCTACATTGACCAGAGTCAGTCCCTGAACATCCATATTGCTGAACCGAACTATGGCAAACTGACCAGCATGCACTTCTATGGTTGGAAACTG ggcCTGAAAACTGGAATGTACTACCTGCGGACGAAGCCTGCTGCTAATCCCATTCAGTTCACCCTGAACAAGGAGAAATTAAAGGAGGCCCAATCAACCAAGAGTGCAGAAGAGACCAAAGAACAGAACACTGCTGCCATGGTCTGTTCCTTAGCAAACAAAGATGAGTGCCTGATGTGTGGCTCCTAA
- the LOC124070376 gene encoding ribonucleoside-diphosphate reductase large subunit-like isoform X1 yields the protein MHVIKRDGRQEGVTFDKITSRIQKLCYGLNSDFVDPAQITMKVIQGLYSGVTTVELDTLAAETAATLTTKHPDYALLAARIAVSNLHKETKKVFSDVMEDLYNYVNPLNKHHSPMISKELLDIVMENKARLNSAIIYDRDFSYNFFGFKTLERSYLLKINGKVAERPQHMLMRVAVGIHERDIDAAIETYNLLSEKWFTHASPTLFNAGTNKAQLSSCFLLSMKDDSIDGIYDTLKQCALISKSAGGIGLAISCIRATGSYIAGTNGTSNGLVPMLRVYNNTARYVDQGGNKRPGAFAVYLEPWHSDVFDFLELKKNTGKEEQRARDLFFALWIPDLFMKRVESNQDWSLMCPNECPGLDECWGEEFEELYTRYEKEGRARRVVKAQQLWHAIIESQTETGTPYMLYKDACNRKSNQQNLGTIKSSNLCTEIVEYTSKDEVAVCNLASIALNMYVTPEKSFDFKKLASVTKVIVKNLNKIIDINYYPVPEAERSNMRNRPIGIGVQGLADAFILMRYPFESSDAQLLNIQIFETIYHAALEASCELAAEFGPYETYSGSPVSKGILQYDMWGKTPTDLWDWKALKEKIAKHGVRNSLLLAPMPTASTAQILGNNESIEAYTSNIYTRRVLSGEFQIVNPHLLKDLTERGLWSDKMKNQLIAQNGSIQDIEEIPDDLKQLYKTVWEISQKTVLKMAADRGAYIDQSQSLNIHIAEPNYGKLTSMHFYGWKLGLKTGMYYLRTKPAANPIQFTLNKEKLKEAQSTKSAEETKEQNTAAMVCSLANKDECLMCGS from the exons ATGCATGTGATTAAGAGAG ACGGACGCCAGGAGGGAGTTACCTTTGATAAAATTACATCTCGCATCCAGAAGCTTTGCTATGGACTCAATTCTGACTTTGTGGACCCT GCTCAGATTACAATGAAGGTGATCCAGGGTCTGTACAGTGGGGTCACCACGGTGGAGCTGGACACCCTGGCAGCCGAGACTGCAGCCACCCTCACCACTAAACATCCTGACTATGCACTCCTGGCTGCACGAATCGCTGTTTCTAACCTGCACAAAGAGACCAAGAAAGTATTCAGTG aCGTGATGGAAGACCTGTACAACTATGTCAACCCGTTAAATAAACATCACTCCCCAATGATCTCCAAGGAGCTGCTCGACATTGTCATGGAAAACAAGGCT CGCCTCAACTCTGCCATCATTTATGACAGGGACTTTTCTTACAACTTCTTTGGCTTTAAg ACTCTTGAGCGGTCATATTTGTTGAAGATTAATGGAAAGG TTGCTGAGAGGCCCCAGCACATGCTAATGCGAGTGGCAGTCGGGATTCATGAAAGAGACATTGATGCAGCCATTGAGACCTACAACCTGCTGTCAGAGAAGTGGTTCACCCATGCCTCACCTACTCTGTTCAATGCTGGCACCAACAAGGCACAGCTGTCCAG TTGTTTCTTGTTATCCATGAAGGACGACAGCATCGATGGTATTTACGACACACTGAAGCAGTGTGCTCTCATCTCCAAATCAGCTGGTGGAATTGGACTGGCAATTAGCTGCATCAGAGCAACAGGGAGCTATATTGCTGGG ACTAATGGTACTTCCAATGGGCTGGTTCCTATGCTTCGAGTGTACAACAACACAGCGCGCTATGTTGACCAGGGTGGCAACAAG AGACCCGGGGCGTTTGCGGTGTACCTGGAGCCATGGCATTCTGATGTGTTTGACTTCTTAGagttgaagaaaaacacaggtaaagaggagcagagggccAGAGACCTGTTCTTTGCCTTGTGGATCCCAGACCTCTTTATGAAGCGAGTGGAAAGCAATCAG GACTGGTCTTTAATGTGTCCCAATGAATGTCCCGGATTAGATGAGTGCTGGGGAGAGGAGTTTGAGGAGCTCTACACTCG ATATGAGAAGGAGGGCAGGGCAAGACGTGTGGTGAAGGCTCAGCAGTTGTGGCATGCCATCATTGAGTCTCAAACAGAAACCGGTACACCATACATGCTCTACAAGGATGCCTGTAACAGGAAGAGCAACCAACAGAATCTGGGCACCATCAAATCCAGCAATCTGTGCACAGAGATCGTAGAGTACACAAGCAAAGATGAG GTTGCTGTGTGTAACCTGGCATCTATTGCTCTCAACATGTATGTGACTCCAGAAAAGAGTTTTGACTTCAAAAAGCTTGCATCTGTCACCAAAGTTATTGTCAAGAACCTGAACAAGATTATTGACATCAACTACTACCCAGTGCCTGAG GCTGAAAGGTCGAACATGCGCAATAGGCCAATTGGAATTGGAGTGCAGGGTCTGGCCGATGCCTTCATCCTTATGCGTTACCCATTTGAAAGCTCAGATGCCCAGTTGCTCAACATTCAGATCTTTGAGACCATCTACCACGCTGCCCTGGAGGCCAGCTGTGAGCTGGCTGCTGAGTTCGGCCCTTATGAAACCTACTCTGGCTCTCCTGTCAGCAAGGGG ATCCTTCAGTATGACATGTGGGGTAAAACCCCAACAGATTTGTGGGACTGGAAAGCACTGAAGGAGAAAATTGCCAA gCATGGTGTGAGGAACAGTCTGCTCTTGGCGCCTATGCCCACAGCTTCCACTGCCCAGATCCTGGGCAACAACGAGTCCATTGAGGCCTACACCAGTAATATCTACACCCGGAGAGTCCTCTCAGGAGAGTTTCAG ATTGTGAATCCTCATCTGCTGAAGGACCTCACGGAAAGAGGACTCTGGAGTGACAAAATGAAGAATCAGCTGATTGCTCAGAATGGGTCCATACAG GATATTGAGGAGATTCCTGATGATCTGAAGCAGCTTTATAAAACCGTGTGGGAAATCTCGCAGAAGACTGTCCTCAAGATGGCAGCCGATCGTGGCGCCTACATTGACCAGAGTCAGTCCCTGAACATCCATATTGCTGAACCGAACTATGGCAAACTGACCAGCATGCACTTCTATGGTTGGAAACTG ggcCTGAAAACTGGAATGTACTACCTGCGGACGAAGCCTGCTGCTAATCCCATTCAGTTCACCCTGAACAAGGAGAAATTAAAGGAGGCCCAATCAACCAAGAGTGCAGAAGAGACCAAAGAACAGAACACTGCTGCCATGGTCTGTTCCTTAGCAAACAAAGATGAGTGCCTGATGTGTGGCTCCTAA
- the LOC124071201 gene encoding short transient receptor potential channel 2-like produces the protein MENLTPEQWREIMNKKMQFPPELISAIQEGKIELLCGLLKTGDGIIRQLDESEDRQWREALNLSIRLGSEDSMDALLQGVKFDFRQIHEALLVAVDTNQPRVVKRLLDRLDQEKGNKMDVRSFSQAIFDHSIDNSQFAPGVTPLTLACQKDLYDIVTMLTQKGHVIPWPHKISCACLECRNGRQYDLLKFSLSRINTYRGIASRAYLSVTSDDAMLQAFSLSRELRKLSQKEPEFKPQYLGLEQLCQDFAVELLGMCRNQSEVTTILNSCGDESQDTLEEQAFEEGIPNLSRLRLAVNYNQKQFVAHPICQQVLSSIWCGNLAGWRGSRTAWKLFVSVGIFLTMPILCLIYWIAPKSKAGKMLKIPVIKFLLHSASYLWFLITLLGESITMEIYRDKFASRQQNILHSSFHMVWVVGFFWYECKEVWIEGLRSYFLDWWNCLDMMVLSMYLASFALRVLIMLKGIFLCHDHNGAEECVYFTQTVREDWHQEDPQLIAEVLFAVTSMLSFTRLAYILPAHESLGTLQISIGKMIDDMMRFMFILMIIGTAFLCGINNVYVPYVISPHLGRFNETFHFLFWTMFGVANQDYVDMPQFVLAEFVGRILYGIFTLVIVIVLLNMLIAMITNSFQKIEDDADVEWKFARSKLYLSYFREGLTMPVPFNIIPSPKALFYILRGVFRRICCCCTFNSENKYPPIASMTNGKGSEDSQLPYRQQVIRALVQRYIESARREFEETKRKDIGNRITELNKAVSRMHSDLKVIQQLLVGNEHNANDALTKDGSSLLGKYIIGAKNNFRGFNSRPEDKNTSLKVTVHNGEEGLNKEKVDSDATHESDTKQNQVDDCGIEGSKQVTDCDVVKMEEGRATAELGVNKETGTKEQVEADNNENADNELKDKVVAGTSFDNVGNNVKAEDTQDEAGQRGEGEILTESMIDAKHPETTTKQDESKNENMEAKNVVNKFKDIELQERKVETKWKKGRKSEHNVADNCDNGKPGVKKIIPSPTGSSSSQDTGFGSQEGEGSIDGMLVRP, from the exons ATGGAAAACCTCACG CCAGAACAATGGCGCGAGATTATGAACAAGAAGATGCAGTTCCCTCCGGAGCTCATCAGTGCTATTCAGGAAGGGAAAATAGAGCTGCTGTGTGGACTGCTGAAGACCGGTGATGGCATCATCCGCCAGCTGGATGAGTCTGAGGACCGCCAGTGGAGGGAAGCCCTCAACCTATCCATCCGCTTGGGCAGCGAGGACTCCATGGACGCCCTCCTGCAGGGAGTCAAGTTTGACTTCCGGCAAATTCACGAGGCCCTGCTTGTTGCTGTGGATACCAACCAGCCCAGGGTGGTGAAGCGTCTGCTGGACCGCCTGGATCAGGAGAAAGGCAATAAGATGGATGTGCGTTCCTTCTCTCAGGCGATCTTTGACCACTCAATTGACAACTCCCAGTTTGCTCCTGGTGTGACTCCTCTGACCTTAGCTTGTCAGAAAGACCTGTATGATATAGTCACCATGCTCACTCAAAAGGGTCATGTGATTCCATGGCCTCATAAGATATCCTGTGCCTGTCTGGAGTGTCGCAATGGCCGGCAGTATGACCTGCTGAAATTCTCCTTGTCTCGCATCAACACATACCGTGGTATCGCCAGCCGTGCCTATCTGTCTGTCACTTCTGATGATGCCATGCTCCAAGCTTTCAGTCTCAGCAGAGAGCTCCGCAAGCTGTCACAGAAAGAACCGGAGTTCAAG CCTCAATACCTAGGCCTAGAACAGCTTTGTCAAGATTTTGCTGTTGAATTGCTGGGCATGTGTCGCAACCAGAGTGAAGTGACCACTATACTGAACAGCTGTGGAGACGAGAGCCAGGATACCCTTGAGGAGCAGGCCTTTGAGGAGGGAATACCCAACTTGTCACGTTTACGGCTTGCTGTAAACTACAACCAGAAGCAG tttgtggcCCACCCTATCTGCCAGCAGGTACTGTCTTCTATCTGGTGTGGGAACCTGGCAGGCTGGAGAGGCAGCCGAACGGCTTGGaagctgtttgtctctgtgggGATCTTTCTTACCATGCCCATTCTCTGCCTTATCTACTGGATTGCACCAaagtcaaaa GCAGGAAAGATGCTTAAGATTCCTGTGATCAAGTTTCTTCTCCACTCAGCTTCTTATCTGTGGTTTCTCATCACGCTACTTGGCGAATCAATAACAATGGAGATCTATCGAGACAAATTTGCTTCCCGGCAGCAGAACATCCTGCACAGCTCCTTCCACATGGTGTGGGTAGTCG GATTTTTCTGGTATGAGTGTAAGGAAGTGTGGATCGAGGGGCTGCGGAGTTATTTCCTGGATTGGTGGAACTGCTTGGACATGATGGTGCTCAGCATGTACCTGGCATCCTTTGCATTACGTGTACTGATCATGCTCAAAGGTATCTTCCTCTGCCATGATCATAATGGTGCAGAGGAGTGTGTCTATTTCACTCAGACAG TGCGTGAGGACTGGCATCAGGAGGACCCTCAGCTGATTGCAGAGGTGCTGTTTGCAGTGACCAGCATGTTGAGCTTCACACGGCTGGCGTACATCCTGCCAGCTCATGAGTCTCTGGGAACACTACAGATTTCCATAGGGAAGATGATTGATGACATGATGAG ATTTATGTTTATATTGATGATCATTGGAACAGCCTTCCTCTGTGGCATCAACAATGTCTATGTTCCTTATGTCATCTCTCCACACCTTGGCAG GTTTAATGAGACGTTCCATTTCTTGTTCTGGACCATGTTTGGTGTGGCCAACCAGGACTACGTGGACATGCCACAGTTTGTGTTGGCAGAGTTCGTAGGAAGGATTCTGTACGGCATCTTCACACTCGTCATTGTCATCGTTTTGCTCAACATGCTTATTGCCATGATCACCAACTCATTTCAGAAAATTGAG gatgaTGCAGATGTCGAATGGAAATTTGCCAGGTCAAAGCTGTACCTCAGTTACTTCAGGGAGGGCCTCACCATGCCTGTGCCCTTCAATATCATCCCCTCACCCAAAGCTTTATTTTATATCTTAAG GGGTGTCTTCAGAcgaatctgctgctgctgtactttTAACTCTGAGAATAAATATCCTCCTATAGCCTCTAtg ACCAATGGCAAGGGATCTGAAGACAGCCAGTTGCCTTACCGGCAGCAAGTGATCAGAGCTTTGGTGCAACGCTACATTGAGTCAGCTCGCAGGGAGTTCGAGGAGACCAAGAGAAAAG ATATCGGTAATCGTATCACTGAGCTGAACAAAGCGGTCAGCAGGATGCACAGTGACTTGAAGGTGATCCAGCAGCTATTGGTGGGTAATGAACACAATGCAAACGATGCCCTAACCAAGGACGGCTCCTCTCTACTGGGGAAATACATCATTGGTGCCAAGAACAATTTCAGAGGTTTTAACAGCAGGCCAGAAGATAAAAATACATCACTTAAAGTGACTGTACACAACGGAGAAGAAGGGCTGAACAAAGAGAAGGTTGACTCCGATGCAACTCACGAGTCAGACACCAAACAGAATCAGGTGGATGATTGTGGAATAGAGGGATCAAAGCAGGTAACAGACTGTGATGTGGTGAAAATGGAGGAAGGTAGGGCTACAGCAGAGTTAGGAGTGAATAAAGAAACTGGGACAAAAGAGCAGGTGGAAGcagacaataatgaaaatgctGACAATGAGTTGAAAGACAAGGTGGTGGCAGGAACAAGTTTTGATAACGTAGGGAACAATGTAAAAGCCGAGGACACACAGGATGAGGCAGGCCaaagaggggaaggagagatACTCACAGAGTCAATGATTGATGCAAAACACCCAGAGACAACCACCAAACAAGACGAAAGCAAAAATGAGAATATGGAAGCAAAGAATGTAGTAAATAAGTTCAAAGACATAGAgctgcaagaaagaaaagtggagacaaaatggaaaaagggCAGGAAGTCTGAGCATAATGTGGCAGACAACTGTGACAATGGAAAACCTGGAGTCAAGAAAATCATTCCGTCAccaacaggcagcagcagctcccaGGACACGGGCTTTGGTTCTCAAGAAGGAGAGGGATCCATTGATGGGATGCTGGTGAGACCATAA